The Phaseolus vulgaris cultivar G19833 chromosome 5, P. vulgaris v2.0, whole genome shotgun sequence genomic interval CCTTGAGTCATTCTATGGATGAACATCATGTTCAATTCTCCCTTGTACGACAACTAACCACCTTTCATTAGAAGGATCTCTCACATAAAGAACTTGTTTTTCTTGGTAAGCCATGATGAAAGGATATTCCTTCCACACTATCTTTGTAAAATCAACCAAAGTAAAACCCAAGTCATCATTTTGATAAAGTATGACATGcaaaaacttatttttcaaattttgataaAGTATGACATGTTGGAGGCAAATATGTTCATTTACCATGAGGTTGTGGTTGCAACTCCAAAGAACACCCATCTCAATTAGATCTTTACGAGCATTTATGCCATCATTCGTCTTTCTTTTAATATTCAACAACGTGTCAATTATACTATCACAAACATTCTTTTccacatgcattacatctatgcAATGCTTAACATCTAACTTTGACCAATATGGAAATCAAAGAatattgatttcttcttccaaatgtttTTCTCAATGTTTTGCTTCTGTGTTTTTCCAAAAGTCACATTGACATGACAGACTTGGTTGTACACTTCCTCGCCAGTTAAGGGTGGAGGTGCAATTTTGTCATCCCGAGATCCTTTAAAAGCTTTCTTTAACCTACGATAATGGTGATTACGTTTCAGAAACCTTTGATGCCCAATGTAATAATTTAATGGTAACTTTTGTTCTCTTCACATATCAGACAAGCATTATGTCATTTAACACTGTAACCGCTCAAATTCCTATATGTTGGAAAATCATTAATATTGCACACAAATTGAAATTGACCTTCTCATATACATCAAATACTTCAACTCCTTGATCTCATAACAACCTAAAGCCTTCTATCAATGGACTTAAGTAAACATATATGTCATTTCCAGGTTGTCTTGGTAccgatatcatcatagacaacatcatatattttctcttcataCACAACCAATAcagtaaattataaataatgactAAAACGGATCACAAACTATGTTTGCTACTTAAATTACCGTAAGGATTCATACCATCTGTTGCAAGACCAAGTCTAAGATTTCTTGGATCACTCCCAAACTCAAAATACAAAGAATCAATTTTCTTCCATTACGGTGAATCGACAACATGTCGTAACAACCCATCAAGTTTTTTCCCATTTGCATGCCACGTGAGGTTTTTTGCATCATTAACATTGACAAACAAACGTTTAAATTGCGGTATGATTGGAAGATACCATAATACTTTTGCAGGAGAACCCTTTTTCACATAATCTTTCTCACTGTCATCATCCTTCACTTTATATTGTGATACCCTGCATCTTGGACACTTGTgaaatgattcaaattcttttCTATACAATATAAAATCATTGGACATGCATACTCCATGACCCTCAAACCCAATACCAAAGCGTTCAAcatataacaaataaaaaaatttaaaacataatacattataatatatatatatatatatatatgtaaaccaaataataaattataattaaaatcaaaatatttaaaaataaaaaactaacttGGCAGGAATGGACCTGTGGCAGTAATGGCGGCGATAGTGGGGGCAACAACAGTGGAACAAACAATGGACGACAAAGTGGCAGTGGTAGTGAAAGGAGCCCTTCGATGTGGATGTTGTGATGATGAAGACGACGAATGCACAATACAAGCAATGCGACAACAACAACGGTGGCAACAATGGTGGAAGCAAGTTCAGGCAGAGAGCAACTCAGAGGCAAGAAAATTTAGTTAAAGCGTGAAGTGCAGTGAGAGCGCAAGACAAGAAAATAgggtaaataaatatattacaataGTTAAAAGTGATAACCGACGTaagataattatattattttctttaaaaaaaattttacTCTGAAATGACATATCACACTGGTTGGTCCATCCAACCGATGTAATATGTCATGCtccatattttaaattttctaaaacttttttttctctaaaatgaCATTACATCGGTTTGATAGactaaccggtgtaatatgtcaTGCTCCAACtttaaaagattttagaacTTTATTTTACTTTGAAATGACATTACACTGATTGGTCCATCCAACCGGTGTAAATGTGTCAAATATTTACAACAATATcatcacattttttttacacCGGTTCTCAGATAACTCATCCAATATGTCATTGTAAAATATGTTATTTACACTTCTGTGTTTTTTAACATAAAGAAAAcatttattgaaatttaaaaattttgaacttgttataatatgataaaatattaaaaatgtttctCTACTCAAGATTTTAGCATTCAAAAACCGTAAATAACAACATTTTGAGAAATTGTTAACATTACAACTTCTATTTTCaccattttaatttaattttatattatcatGTTGTTGGTGATGATTATCACTCTCATATTATTATGCACTATTTATGTTGATTTATTTTACATAAGAATTTCGAACACAAGTTCCTTAAGTGACTAAAGAAACTTTAACCACTACATCAGACAAAttatttagtattattatgatttttattatacttattattgttaataatatgaatagtaTGAATAATATGGATAGTATGAAtgttaatactattaataatattaatactaatattaataatattattaatatgaataatatgaatataatttatattattattattaatatatttatattattattattaatataatttatattattattattattaatataattttattattaatataatttttataattattattaatataatttttataattattattattaatataatttttataattattattattaatataatttttataattattattattaatataatttttataattattattattaatataatttttatattattattaatataatttttataattattattaatataattttataattattattattaatataattattataattattattattaatataattattataattattattattaatataattattataattattattattaatataatttataataaaaattatattaataataagtataataaaaatcgaATATAATCAATTTAGTGGTTATTACTTCTCTGGTGATTGAGAGGAACTTGACTTTGTGTCCTGACTGCACTTTGCTTTCaattccaatttttcttgtaatgttgACGGCGGTTGcattttaacgacggttctgaCGCGAACCGTTGTTAAaagtgcaaaaaaaaattacaccacTTCGTTTTTTATAATTGGTTGTTTCCAAACCGTTTGAAGGATGTCTTTATTGAAAAATTTTGTATTAGTGTGTTTTGaaatatgacttttttttttcattttgaaatctGCTACAGTTGTTGACAAACTCTGGGAAAAAATTTATTAGTAGTATATTATGGGAAGATATGCTGATGGTTTATGAagatatttttactttttttcaatTACTCATTCCTCGGTCTTTTCTGAATGGACTGTGAAAAATATTCCACTAGAAATATTCCTATTATTGTTTCTATTATCGAGAAAGTAGATTCAGCACTAATAGTTCTAAATAAATTCAATTGATGCAGCAACGAGTACCAGTTTGTAACATAGGAACAGCTGATTTTTTGTCCATCATACTCATGCATTTACAGTGTTTCCCAATATGATAAACctaggtaatttttttaaaattccctCATTTACATAAATTCAAACCAAGCATTTTCGATTATTTACCCTCTAGTGCGTGTGCGTTTAATCTTGAACgaaacttttaaataaaaatattacgtTTTTTTATAACTTCAGGTATTCTAACATTGTAGAACCAAACACGCCCTTAGGTGGCACAAGGGAGCATATCAAATTGTTCATTTTAACCATTTAGGTAACATTTATCAATTTAGTCCCAATATCTCATTCAAAATCATTAATCATCCAATACAATAGCAACATTATGTTATCAACATAACAGTACAAAAAATTAGTGGAGGCAAAATACATGATGAATTTATGGAGTTCCCAATCCATGTAATGATCATTTAACtgaataaaaaactaaaaaaatattatatttttatgctTTATAGTGGATCTATAGATAACAATCTGCCAAAAAACCTCCTCGCTAAAGTGGATCTGGCGAAATCACCATTCCTATGCTATAATATATTGTCAACAACTATCTATCAAAAATTTTTGCCAAGCTCAACTTTTTTCATTAGTCTAATAGTGTTATGCAAAATCGAGTCCAAAATTCCAGCAACCTGAAAAGCACCAAGAAGACTCATCAACCATACAAATAGAGGACAATACAGGTACTGAACCACAATATGAGATACAAACCGTGAAAACGCCCCCAATAATAGCACACACATTTGTAATGAAGTGAGAAAAGGACTTCGGATTTTCCGTTATTAAGACCTGCtcacaaaaaaataaacatgtaaACCAACTGAAAATTATAAAGGAAAGTGGAAACTTATTCAAATTCCATAATCTCCATTAGCAGACCTGCATGGGGGAGAGCTCAAGATGGAACTTAGCAACAGGAATGTGTAAACTCTGTGCCACACTGCTGTGCGCTGTGTACTCATACTCCTCAACTAATTTATGATCTTTTCTTGTTATCACCTCTGTTTTAACTATCTGAAGGTAATGCTCCATCTGTAGCCCACAGATATCAGATAAACGTGTAAATAAATCTCCAAGCATCGGAGATGCGCTCATATTTTCTGTAGTTATCAAACATCCATGAAAGAAATAACCATGTTTAAAGTCACCAAAAGATTAGATCGTATTAGAAGTTGTGTTATCTCTGAAGAGGATATTAAAACCTAATGAAGGAACTTCTAAATGGATTTATTGCCTCCACCTCAATGTTgctttcttttcatttgttatCCTTTTCGATGCTTCAAACAGAGACTACAGATGCATGCAAAAACCCAAACATCTTTAGGTTCAACAAGTTCACACATTTTAGATAGCAAAACAAAGAGTTAAGAAGGTTGAAGATTAGAGAGCTTTAGAAATCAGTCCATATAACTTTACCATagcttttatttatttctggaTTTTTTATCCTAGAAGTCTGGCAGCATTCAGTAGTGTATAAAAATTTCCAGATTATGAGTGAAGGAGAAGTGCTGGAATGCAATTTATAGAGAACAATAGGTAGTATAGTCTAAAAAATGAATAGAACTTCATCGGGCCCTGGGCATCCTATATCTACTGCCTCTTGCTCTGGCAGATGCAGGTCTATATAACTTCTCCATTCATAATCAAATATGCTGATACAAACCATAAAAAGTCACATTCACGAATAAAAAAGTTAACGAGTTAGAgctttttatgttaaatattaaCTTACAGTAACATTTGCTCCAAAATCACGAGTGTTGATAAATGACAGGCCATTCAGCCTGTCATGGCTGCTACCAACATAAGGTATCAAGCGCTTCACATCACTCATAACCCTAGGTGACACTTTCCTTCCAAAAGATAAGTGGTTTACGACATGTGACATGTTCATTTGAGAAGCATCAAAGGAATGGGCATCAGATCTAGCTGAGATGATCAAGTTTCCAGGAACCTGCAGAGAGCAAAATAGCTTCTGTTTCAGCATAATATacgtatattttttaaaagaataggAGGTCATCCCCTGTacaatttgtttttgttattttaatattaaaaaacaagaGCTTCTATTAAAAGCAAAGGACAAATTAAAAACAAGGTAGGAACCAAATGTATCAGTTATTTCCAGAGCAATGTGAATGTTTGTTCATCCTCGCACTGAAAACAAGGAAGTACTGGAGTCTTTTTTACATTACTGTAGAAGGTTAATTTATCCATAGAGAACTATACCTTCTTGACACGCACATATCCTTCAATTCTACATCCCCCAGATGATGGTGCTGGTCTTTTTATGTGTGACGCCAGATTGGATTTATCCCCCGAATGTGACTTTTGAGATTCTGTAGGGAGAGACGCCACTAAATTATCCATTGTCTGCAGGTGAGATACTTCATATCAGGTATTTTTCACTCTAATGGTAAAGAGGTGTTGTTCGATTACATTAAAAGGCATTGGGTAGACTCTTTCAAGTTAAACTTGATTCAAATATTGCTAATTTTTAAACTACATATATGTTTACCTTGACTAGGCTATCTGTGTCGCGATCACCATAATAGGACTCGTGATCATGATGTCCATGGTCAGTCCTGAAATAGGAAAGAAGATTAGATATGATCAGAAATCTAAAACTTTAAAACCCCAATCACTGACAAAAGAGGTTCAATATTCCGAATGTACATAAACAATAGCTATCTAGATATTGATCGTGTTGATTTCGTTGAATTGAGATTGCCTCCAGATAGAACTATTCACGGCTACGATGTTCAAGAAGGAAAAGTATCAGCAGCAGCACCAAGTTACCTTTCATTACTACTATATAGGACATGACTAACATCACAAATTACCATATGATCTTCCTTCTAAAATTAAGCTGGTCCACCTATTCCAAACAGACATCCTTGCATTCTCCCAAATTTTCTTTCATTACTATTGGTCTTTAATCATTATTCCCGTTCTATACAAGATTTGAGAACCGTTCCCATAATTTTTGGAAGGAAAAAAACTATATGTCACACTCATGGAAAAAAAGGTAATATAACTGAGCAAATAAACAAGCATATAATACCTCACAAATCGCATGCATACAAGTATGTTTCCCAAAAAAGAAGTGTAAAAGATCTTGTAGTGTTACCTTACATCACTTCCTTTTCGAAAGATACGAATTGAAGGATACCCTTGTACATGATGGCTGGATATTGGAATGAATAGCAAAAAAGACGAGGAAAAATagcaaaattagcaaaaatGACAAACGTTTACTTTCAATCAAACTCAATTTATAAGTATGGTCAAAGCTTATCTCCATCTTTACAGTAAACTAAGCATATATCTATAAACTTATATCATAAATTTGTTTGGTCATAATCCATGAACTTGACATGATTCTAATCTCCTGGATGCAATGACATAATACATTACATTATATGACAAGAGAACGAATAtctttgttagaatatatggaaATCTCCAAGGCTATCCTGATCATATCTTTGATACTCTTTTAGAACTGGTTCCCATATAGTAGGAATATGATTAGTATAAACAAGGGTTAGAGCTCTAAGTTTTATGATCATATCAACACATGTAACACATTACACATCAAATAGTTAAGACTTAAAAGAGACTATTGTCCCGTTTCTTTTCTCTATGTGCCCTTCCTAAATTGGGTCAAACATCCAAAACTCAAACAAAATCCTTTTTTGAAAGCTTTTTCATCAAGTCCGACTTAAGATTGGGGGCTATGTATTGTTAATAAGTCTTATCTCCTATTAAAATAGAATGTAACTTATCTAACAGGTTTGTTATAGGGTCTGCCTAATCACAAATGGAGGATTCAATAAAACTACTCATAGGCAAAAATCATGAAAATATTTACTTGTGGTACTTGAGATTGGTTGAGGAAAATACAAACTTTAATGATTACATAACAAAACAACTAACTAGgacttataaaataaacttttaactatgagTATACTTACTCAATTCTGAACACTCTAATTTGAGGTCACTTAATCTTTGAACTAGAACATTAAAGTCATTTAAGCTTTGAACCATAACATTAGTGCACACCGTAAGGTCAGTGAAATATTTCTCGACACTCTTCTTTAAAAAAACCTAATGTAATAATGCGAGTCATTTGTGATAATTGTCACTTTTTGAGCTTCATAATCAACAATAACTCATCATTGTCCTTACCTATTTGCAATCTTAAATAACTCATCATTGTCCTTACCTATTTGCAATCGCTTTTAAGAGAGAGAATGAAGCTCTTTTTTTCCTCTAAGAAGTAATGTAAGACCAAAGTTTCAATTGTTTCTCTATTTCTGATCTCAAGAGAAAGAATTGTGTAGAACTTGCAACATAGAAGGACAATGAAAGTAATTTCATAATTTCACAATCATGAAGAGTTTTCGTAAATACATTTGTTGTCTCTTCTTTCATTCTCTAAAATTGTTTACTAATACTAGAATTATTACATTAcccttaaaataattaataaataatttattttttatacatatgatataaaagaaatattatattttaagacAATAATCGAATGAttgatttcataaaaaaattaataaacattttaTGGAATATATACtgtattgtttaaatttaaatatatgttcaatataaatattttttttattttaacaaaatagtttgtttgaaaatattttaaaatttagttgtAATGATTATAGAATTTTAAATATCTAGAAGATAAATACTCTTTTTTAAAACATGACTAACTCATTAACAAGTTTATGATAAACCAACTTTAGATTAGCTAGAGTCTAGCCTTATAAGAACTAGGGTTGACTATAAAATATAACCATGAATGGCTCCAGCTCGACTGGAGTTCGACCTTAGAAGGACTAAAGTCGACTATAAAGTATCTCCATGAAACAACTTCAGCTTGGTTGAAGTCCAACCTTAGAAGGATCGTCACAAAACAGCTCCAGTTCGACTGAAATTTGACTTTAAAAGGACTTAGGTCGACTTTTAAATATCGCCACAAAAACAACTCTAGTTGACAACTCTAGCTCAACTAGAGTTCGGGCTTAGAAAGACTGAGGTTGACCATAAAATATCTTCATGAAACGACTCTAGTTGAAATGGAGTCCGGTCTTAGAAGAACAAAGGTCAACCATAAAATATCGTTACAAATCAGCTCCAACTCAACTGGATTCTAGCCTTAGAAAAACTAAGGTTGACCATAAAATGTTTTCACAAAACAACTCTAACTCAGCTGGAGTTCGGCCTTACGAGGACTCAAGTCAATCATAAAATGCTAAAGGATGAACGATAGGATAGTGCATGATCTTATCCGATCAATTGGTTGAAAGATATACACATCTCTCGGTTAAAGGTCAacctatttttaatttaaaacaaaattgacCAAGGCATTTTACTTACGGTGGTTTATTAAAGCCTTGTAACACTACACATGCCTTTGTTCCAAGTAACCGCTCGCACAACGCATCAATCCCGCCTAACCATGTAGAAGACATGACAGTTAAGGGGTTTCCCACTCTGAAACGATGCTATGTTTGAGAGTTCCGATGGAAGCTTCTAGAACTAACACTAATTAAGTCTTTTCGTTTAGTCAGACTCAAGATTGGAGAACTGTGTATCGCCATGGATGAGTTGAACATCCAAAAGTCAAACAACAACCTTTTTTTGAAAGTCCGATTCAAGGTTGGGGTGAGCAAAACTCACTCAATCACTCAATTCTGAATGTTCTAATTTGGAGTCACTTAAATGTTTAATATTACATTTCAAATCCTTCCAttgttttctctctttcatCCAGTTTGAAAAATCTATCCCACTGCCTTGAATTGCCCCTACGTAATAACTAATACGAGTGATGATAGGTGACACTAATCGATGAAAAGCACGTTTTTAATAAtggtaaaattgaaaaataaagtcCATTTTCTATTGCCTACACATAATTATTTTTGCACATCGTCCACAATACTAAAACTCTAGCCAACAGTGTTGGATGTCAATTCTTCAATTTTGAGATTAAACTTAACTATAAAAGATCAGCTTCTAAGGTGAATATTACTACCTTTAATATACTATATTTTGgatatatttttagttaatatcaaatctttaataaatttctcaacaaaaactggaaagaaaaatatttaatatcatcttagaatataaagtttaattttaattcaatcttACCTAACCAGTTTGTAAGATGAGAGTTATccacatttatatatattgtaaatttACTATATCTCTAGTTGACtagaaatttaaaacaataagGAGTTATTCTCTgatttcttcttattttctaCTGCCAGAAAGTTTAAATCTATAGTCATTGTTTTCACCAATCCATCTGCGTACCTGCCTTTATTATAACTATATTATCTCTGTACTTTAAGCCACggaaaaactttcaaaatgatATATATACGTTTCAGTAAAATTATAAACGATAGAAAACCTAAATTATCAATAAATACCACAGAAAGATCAAGCACATTATCAGCTGCAAGTAAGAAACTGAATTCTTAAAAAAGGGGTACCTCCTGCACAATTCTCCATTTTGAGTACAATCTACCCTCCCCATAACAATACGACCATCCGTTTCTGGATCATATCTACATAAAAACGCAATCGTACAAATAAGACATCAAATTATTAAAGTGTAATTTCTAGGAATGAGAAAAACACTGTAAAATTTAAAGTACCTctctttaattattttagatgCTTTTTCCCATGAAGGTCTCTGAAAGAAAAGAGATGATGAAAGTGTCATAAAAAACTTTAAACGTTAAACAGAACAACTTCTACATGATTTCTTTCATCACAACTTAGTAATTCATCAATCATCTTATATAGGCATATTACATGCATTGTGCAGCACTTACAACCTTCGAATGCCATATCATGTAGGCTTCTGCATCATGAAGTTGCATTAGTCACCATTAAAGTGTATTTGTTGATGAGGTTGCATTGCAGTAAGCATTCAAATTAGCCTTTATCTCTACTGTATTGTATCTACCTAACCGAACGATTATTTCTTAAggaataaaaagttattaatagTAGAAACAGAAAAGTTAATGTATTTTAGACAACAATAAAGACACGAGGAACCCCTTATTTGTTGAACTAATGAGGAAACAAGAAatgaagataaaataattacCAATCGTTGACTCCAATAACACCAAGGagcataaaaattaataactgtAATTGGAAACCTGCCAAAAGGTTACCCAAAATGGGGTTAATGGTACAAAAATATTGTTCAGTCCTAGACATAAGAGAGAAAGAACTATTCATCTCTCATATAGCTGAAActcaaaaaatataaacaacatCAAATGAATGAATTTCTTGATTAACACACTTACTGGTGAGCATATTTATCAAAATTATCTGTTGTGAGTTCAAGAGCACCTCCAATGGATTCTTCATGTTGTTCATTATCGTGCTTTATGTTAGTAGTAGTTGGTTCTGAATGGAACTCGTTACCAGTGGATCTTAAATTTGAATCAATAGAAAACTTCCGAATTGTTTTCGTTAGATTCAGCCTGTTCTGAAAACAAGAGGTCGCAAATTAAGGACAAGGATGAAATATCAACAAACAGAGACTAGAAGGAATTATAGCACAGGAAAtcataaaattcataaaaagaTGAGGATTTTGTCATTTGGAACGTAAGGAATAGTGTGTAAAGAAGTACCAAATCTATTTGAAGTACTTATATTTCAGTGCCCTGGCTTCACATTTAAAGGGAAAATAGCATAtagaattttgaaaatctattaaTGAACAAATGTTCTGAAGGCTAAACGTATGTTTATTTAATAACACTGAAATTTCTACAAGATTCAATTAACAACGTTCCTAGTGGATAACTACAGGTTCCTTAGGTCTGAAttcacaaaattataaaaagtacCTTCCGTGAATAGTATCCTCATGTTTAGCCAATTCTTTGCCACTCATTGTTAATGAATATATATGAACTTATTACGTTAAACAAAtggaacaaataaataaatggagatatttattttattgctgGTAAACTCAGGGAGTATATGACACATTAAGTTAACTAATCAAAAACCAAAGTACAATTTCTTAAACCAAAAGCATAAATATTTAAGAGGTGATCGAAAGGAAATAACTAAAACTTACTGTGCCCAGCACGTCACTCACATCAACAGCTGCAAACTCGCATGAGAGGGCAGGAAAACTACAGTACAAATTGAAGCCATCAGCAAGAAACAATATATACAGGACAGGAAAGTTCATAAACAGTAATACACAGTAGGAATAATACGATAAATAGCTATAGTTGTTGTATGAATAGAACACAATGATCACCGTCATAAAAATCATAATGAAACATATAAAACACAATAATCACCGCGGCAACCCTTGATTTCATGTCACTTTCATGAACCATCACGCcatatcaaatatataaaaataattcaaacagGGTTCCAGTTTTTTATCTTCCCATCCCAATTCCAGTTTGAAAAGAAGCTTGAAAGGAAGAAAGAGGTGtatatatgaaaattaataGGTAAGTAAACCTCTCGAAGGAAATAATTTCTGTCTAATAAAAAGTCATATTACAATTCATTTTCTTTAACAAATTAACCAAAAGTTTAATGTTCAAGTTATCAAACCCCTAAGAGGTACCCTTTGTAGATTCTCAAGTGGAGAGTTACACGCCTTCTTCTTGATAACAAGAGTGATGGTATACAAATATTATGCAGCACAAGTTCTACGCTGTATATCAAACCCATGTGGAGAAAACAATGAAGCTATATACAAAGATAGAAAAAAGCCTATTTAGCCTTTTACCTCATATTGAAATCTATACGTAAATAGTCCCCATCACTACTCTTGTCAACAATAACAGATGTAGCGGTGCTGACAGACAAATAACTATTAAGTTCCTGCAACACAGTTACAAGTAATAAATCAATATGAATTTTGACAACCAAATTGAGGCATGAGTGTAAATTCTAACAATGAGACCTAATATCAATCCAAGAACACATGCATCAAGGCTTCACATGtgataaacataaacattagtGGTAAAAGCTACAAACCATTCCAAACAAAAACACCATGCAGAGAGCTGCTACTATGGATAACCCTGCTCCGGATAATGATGCCTCAGTTAAATCTCTTGGGATTTTTCTGCAGACAGACAACCAGTAGACACATTTATTagcaaaaatataattttatgtgCATTCAGAAATCCACCCGTATATAATGTGAGTACTTTTACTTAAgtaatttaatttcttattcCACTCTCCCTCAAAGAATAACATGTCATTCTTTCTTGttaggttttaaaaaaaaaattgctacCATTTATGGTTTTCAGTTTTCACAAATAATTACAACATTaacactttatttttatttcaaaataggaatcaacttaaaaacaaaatgactattttctaaatatttgtaaaagcaagaaataaaaacacaaaatatttttttttctgacaaGCAGGCCCttaatttttccttttcaaatataaaaatttatttaaatattattaaacatatcCTACTTTTCAGTTTTAAACATCTTCTCTCTTTAAACCATGATTCCACACATACTAGATGAATTCCGAGAAAAAAACGTGCAAGGCTCGGGatatttacaattaaaagttaaattgaTTGTAACAAATACACTAAGTGGACTACATATACCACCATTTCTTGTGCAATTTTAAATTAGCCTAGTTGTCACTGACAGTATAAAACATTTAGCACTTTCAGTAAACAACGAAGTAGCATATCACAGTATTTGAAAAGGCTTCTCCCTACCGGtgaaaacattaaatattttctcGGAGATGATAGCACATGGTCCATAGTATAATATCTCAAAATTAAATTCACCAATAAAATCCAGAGGCTTTgctaataaaa includes:
- the LOC137834474 gene encoding protein disulfide-isomerase 5-3-like isoform X1, with protein sequence MISSSKLKSVDFYRKIPRDLTEASLSGAGLSIVAALCMVFLFGMELNSYLSVSTATSVIVDKSSDGDYLRIDFNMSFPALSCEFAAVDVSDVLGTNRLNLTKTIRKFSIDSNLRSTGNEFHSEPTTTNIKHDNEQHEESIGGALELTTDNFDKYAHQFPITVINFYAPWCYWSQRLRPSWEKASKIIKERYDPETDGRIVMGRVDCTQNGELCRSHHVQGYPSIRIFRKGSDVRTDHGHHDHESYYGDRDTDSLVKTMDNLVASLPTESQKSHSGDKSNLASHIKRPAPSSGGCRIEGYVRVKKVPGNLIISARSDAHSFDASQMNMSHVVNHLSFGRKVSPRVMSDVKRLIPYVGSSHDRLNGLSFINTRDFGANVTMEHYLQIVKTEVITRKDHKLVEEYEYTAHSSVAQSLHIPVAKFHLELSPMQVLITENPKSFSHFITNVCAIIGGVFTVAGILDSILHNTIRLMKKVELGKNF
- the LOC137834474 gene encoding protein disulfide-isomerase 5-4-like isoform X2; this translates as MISSSKLKSVDFYRKIPRDLTEASLSGAGLSIVAALCMVFLFGMELNSYLSVSTATSVIVDKSSDGDYLRIDFNMSFPALSCEFAAVDVSDVLGTNRLNLTKTIRKFSIDSNLRSTGNEFHSEPTTTNIKHDNEQHEESIGGALELTTDNFDKYAHQFPITVINFYAPWCYWSQRLRPSWEKASKIIKERYDPETDGRIVMGRVDCTQNGELCRSHHVQGYPSIRIFRKGSDVRTDHGHHDHESYYGDRDTDSLVKTMDNLVASLPTESQKSHSGDKSNLASHIKRPAPSSGGCRIEGYVRVKKVPGNLIISARSDAHSFDASQMNMSHVVNHLSFGRKVSPRVMSDVKRLIPYVGSSHDRLNGLSFINTRDFGANVTMEHYLQIVKTEVITRKDHKLVEEYEYTAHSSVAQSLHIPVAKFHLELSPMQVLITENPKSFSHFITNVCAIIGGVFTVCISYCGSVPVLSSICMVDESSWCFSGCWNFGLDFA